The following is a genomic window from Microtus pennsylvanicus isolate mMicPen1 chromosome 3, mMicPen1.hap1, whole genome shotgun sequence.
gggacttgatcgggggagggggagggggagggaaatgggaggcggtggcagggaggaggcagaaatccttaataaataaataaatttaaaaaaaaactatagaaattaaaaaaaacaaaaacaaaacaaaattctgctGCACTTGGAATAAaggtgatgaagaggtcacagacagaaaaaagaagaagaaaaggcatttcagaaattaggttttttttttgtttgtttgtttgtttttggagggcTCCATAACTGGCTTTAAACCTTGCCTGGGTCTCATTGCGCCCTCTGGTGACCGCGAGTTGAATTGGGTTTGTTTGTTCCCAGACTATGGAGGAGGGATGAGAATTCTCATTCCTGGTGAAAGATGCCAGGAAACAGCTTTCCATCCACAGGCTCCATAAGGAGGATCAGGGCGGAGCCTGCACAGAGCAAGAGCAAAGGCTAATCCCAGCGTGCTCTGCCTGGAAGGGTCTCCCCGAAAAGGTGTGCAGGTATAGAAAAGAGGGCCCTAGGCAGGCagagatatagaaatgaatacaaatgagaggaaatggaggcagaggggaaaaaaaaaaacaaggtatttttaaaaatgaaaaggcaggtgatccaggtgtgatagcacatgcccttaatccaagcactcaggaagtctgtgagtttaaggccagcctggcctttataatgagctccaggccaaccagggctatacagtgagaaccTATCATAAATaagtatattaattaattaattaattaataaagggGTGGGAGATTGTCCCTGTCAACAGTCAGTCCTGAATGGTGGAGGACTTAGAGATACTTGGGGAGGGGACCCCATTGTCTTCAGCTACGTAGTCACTGCTGAGCTCACCATGCCCATACGGACTGTTCCACATCCATATTCATGGAATGACCCAGTTAAACTCAGtggtcacaaagcaaaacaaagggaTTTGTGGGGAAGGTTGATGAGGGCAGAGGAGGGATGAGAGTAGTCAGAAAGTAGTATACACGTGAAAggaattatcaaaaataaatttcataaaagAGCCTTTAAAGCAACAAAATACACGAGAAAGGAAAATGGCTACACATATAAAAACGCATACATGAAAACATTTCATGATCACTGTGAAGCTATATAAACAGGCCACAGAAGAGTATTTAGTGTAATCCTATGTTTTGGAACATATAAAATGATACATTTCGTGCCAGTAGCGTGTGTGCAGGGGGAttcatgtgtctgcatgtgagtgcatgcatgtgtgcatacaattCTTAAAGGAAATTTAAGCCAGGAACTCTAAACATaacataagaaaggaaaaaagagttcTCTATATTGGTCGATGGaggaaaatatctttttttttttttttggtaaaaacaAAGGGAGTGGAGAGTTGactgattgctcttccacaggacctgggtttgattttcagcacccGTGTgggagctcacagccatctgtaattccagttgttGGTGACCtaccaccttcttctggcctctgaggacatctgcacacatgagtacacagacatacatgcatatgaaattaaatttaaaatgaagcaaGAGTTTTGTGTAAGAAAATTATAGCTAGGACAAGAATACTTTTGTATATTTGCTTATGTCTTATACACAGGAACACTGAGAGAACACACAAGAAAGAGTAAAAGGACAAAGGGGACAGGAAGATGGGGTCATTACAGAGATGTGAATTTCTCAACCTGTACCTTTCTTATATGCCTTTGCTGGGTCTTTTTTATATTGTTCTATtgctcaatgaaaataaacattatgCCACAGAAGAACATTTGTTGACATATAGATATATTCATGATTAttgaaaagaacattaaaaacagACCACAAATCCAATGTTTACTATAATCCTATTTTAGGGAAAATACAAAGTGATAGGTAAAGAAGTTTCCTGCCtgcagaattatttttttttcctgtttatcttTTGGTTTAGATACTGTAGGAGCATAAACACACCTTTTCTTTTGtaataagaaggaagaaatgctggggttttgtttgtttgtttttatatttggtttttcaagacagggtttctctatagttttggagcctgtcttggaactagctcttgtagaccaggctggtctcaaactcacagagatccacctgcctctgccttccagtgcaccaccactgcccagtgctgttctttttttaaatacacatttttatttataattacagTACCTAAAATTCTTTACATTAAAATGACaactaattcatttttaaatattttattgaaaatagttattttcatacaatatattcagattatggttttcccttcctacctccttcctcccagatTCTCCTTACCCATCCTACTCCaagccttctctctcttttttttagatttatttattatgtatatagttttctgcctgcatgtatgcctacatgccagaagagggcaccagatctaattacagatggttgtgagccaccatgagttaaaaaaaaaaaaaatggaaattgaaTCAAGACCTCTGGacctctgagctatttctccagcctcccccactccaagaaaatgaaaggcaaataaaagacaaataaacagcaataaaaaggaaaaaaaataagaaagagcaggagaaatgcatcacacatacacacatacaaaacccataaaaaaaaaatctcaaaatcagaaaccataatatacaagcaaaagactagtaaggttaaaaagaaaaacctccaaaaatgccattgagttcatttgGTGTTGGccgtctactgctgggcatggagtCCGCCCTTAAATGTGGTCTGTATACCCGGTAAGACACCCTTAGAGAAACTAATTAAAAACATTGTTCTTAATAGACACAACCTAATGGTTCTCGCTGAGAAAAATGTGAGAAGCTAGAGCAGGGGCCAAGTAAGTGTGGCAACAGTGGGATTCtttgtggaaactgaggcaatgTTGACCGAGAGATAACCCAGCATCAGGACCACTAAAAGTGGACACCATCATCTGATAGGAGCTAGGCTGAAAGGACAAAGACTCTCGTCGCGAGTAAGAGTgctgaaaaggaagaggaaaagacagTCCTGAATGTTCATTATTTGTTTTGCAACTACCAGGGACTGAATTGAGGAcctcatacatgtgtataatgtgggctggagagatggctcagcggttaagagcattgcctgctcttccaaaggttctgagttcaattcccagcaaccacatggtggctcacaaccatctgtaatgaggtctggtgccctcttctggcatgcgggcatacttggaggcagaatgttgtatacataataaataaataaataaataagtttttttaaaaaaaaaacaaacatgtgtATAAtgtgctctgcctctgagctgtgtGCCCCAGTAGTTTAAACCTTCATATCAGAACCTCAAACACCCATTTTCCCACCATATAAAGTGCCGTTCCCTAACAGATCCTACAGTGTAAGTGCGACAGAATAACCGGAGTGAATAAAACGATGcctttgagatggtttctcttcAAGTGTTAAGTCTGGCTTGAAGGCATATCTGTACCGACACGCATCCTACCTGCAGCAGAGGGAAGTCGGACAGAATGGAAGCACTGAGTTCCTCCACCATCAAAATGGCTTCTAACAGCTGTATGTCTGCCCAACTGAACCGGTTGCCAACAAGAAAATCCTCCCCGTGGTCTTTCAAAATctacagaaaagaaagacatactTTAATGGAAGCAATGATGATTTGCCCGTCTGAACGCTGTACTCTGAGGTTCACTGAAGAGTCTTTGATGATCTCCAAAGCTAGCAAGAACGGATGAAGTCAGCTCTCTTGCACGTACCGTGAAGTGATGGAATCTTTTGGGAATGAGTCAGTGACTATCAAGGCCTATGTGGTGAAGGGCTGGCACTTTCTGGAAAGCATGGagggagtgaaaaaaaaaaaactgtacccaCCAGTACAGGGACACATGGGAGCTAGGATTATTGGGGACCCAGCTGTTGGGACACAAATCAAAATAAGTCACCAACGGAATCAGAAacccaaaccagaaaaaaaaaaagctaatttttCAGTACCCAGTGGAAAGCGGATATAAAGAGATACCAGAGTCAGCTTTGAGTAGCAAATAGGTAAACTATGGTTAACTCCACAAAGAGGGatatatatagatacagatatatagatgtagatatatctatatatatgaaCTTGGGAAGGGGTCTGGATAAGTGATTAACAGCACATGCGCCtttgtatctccagttccagggcatctggcgccctcttctggcctctatgggcatcaGATACACgcatgatacacagacatgcaggcaggcagaataAATTtagatctaaaaaaaattaatgaaaagaaaaaggtcttAAGCAAGTAAGTAACAGGATTGACATTTGTAAATGCCAAGTAATAGCTCCATAGAAATTCTGCTTCGGGAAATCATCTAAATGATAGAACAGGGGTGTAAGAAACTTCAACAAACCACAATTATCTATAAttgaaaatatctatttattataaatatctatttatattGAAAAACTGGGCAGAAATCTATGAAACCAATTCTTACACTTCTCTTGTGATGATGGGGAATAGTTATAGTTTCTGTTTATAGCCTATGTTTCTGATTAAGATCTTCAAATAAATTGAGCACAATAAACATTGTGGcggtttgaaagagaatgactccccccccccatagatttgtagatttgaatacttggtcactaGGGAGTAGcactctttgaaaggattaggggcagtagccttgttggaagaagtatgtcactgagctTGGGCTTTGATGTCTCAAAAGCTCATTCCAAGCTCCTCctactgcctgtggatccagatgtagaactctcagctatttctccagcaccacgtctgcttgcatgccactatgttccccaccatgatggggactaaacctctgaaactgtaaatagccccagttaaatgttttcttatataagagttgccatggtcatggtgtctcttcacagcaatggaacagcGACTGAGACAAACATGCTAAAATCTATGATAGAAAATAGTATCAAGCTACTTATAAGATAAAACCATAATAATACAAATAGCACCCTAATTGTTCCTATTTGAATATGCTaagtaattatttttaagtattaaataaaaagaaagcatgcaTCTTCATCTTTTATAGAAACCACACTCCAGAGTAACTAAGTATGTCATGTAGGAGAGAGATtcatgttctctctgtctctgtctagctatatagctcaggctgatcttgaactccacATTCTCCtctgtctgatctccaaagttcTGAGAATACAGGAGTGCCCTATTGCACTTGGTTTGGGAGTATCTTTGTGTAGAGAATAGTCTATTTAATGAGTGAAGAGAGCTGGGAATGGCAAAACACACCTGCAGTCACATACGTagggggagacaggaggactgaGGCCAtagccagcttggactacatagttAAATATGAGGCTAGGCTAGTGTGCAGGGAACCtgtctcagatagatagatagatagatagatagatagatagatagatagatagatagatgattgagagagagagagagagagagagagagaggaggtcaaTATTTCACATCTACTAATAAATCATCGTGGGCTGGCATTGTGTATTGTACAAAGAACAACCATCAGACAATTCGTGCCCCTTGATGATTTACACAATGCCATCTATGAAGTATGCTGGGGGCCAAATAATTAGACCTGAGTCCAATCAAGATAATAATTCCAGATTCCAGGACATTTAGGAATAGAGGAATAGGTTGTGTTGACTAAAAATCATGAAATCACATAAAAATGCaatagaaaaggaggggagaCAAGAAAGGGGTAGCtaacagagaaaaaggaagcttAAGTCTTCTAATTAGGATTGTAAAGTTAAGCTTGATTCAGATTTGAACAAACgagtcatttttaaatgttttgagaagTATTGGGTAGACTCCCTGGTTTACAATCTACAGCATAAACAGACTAAACTCTGTGACATTTTAGATGAAAGTGCTTCATGGCCTTGTCCCCGGATCAAAGGAACTCATCTAGAACACTGAAGGACTAACAGAACTCTGCATCTCAGTTTACACAATACCCTACAAAACCTTTAGTTGTGGGCCCTGCCCTAACAGGTCTTCCACACCATTCCACACACTGCCCTAGAGACTTGCAATCTTTCAAGATGTGTTGTGAAAACAGTTTCATTAGCATTTCCCACTGAATGCTGCACAAAAGTTTCCAATTTAAAagcttttgtcttctttattcaGGCAGTTAGCTTCCAGTACTGGATTCAAGGTGAATTAAAGGTGGTTGATACCTTGGGCTAGTGGCTTATtgattctttaaaaacagaacagaaattgTTTTATTAGAGGTTCCATAATTTTGGAACCCATATTATTAAAGTTTGACcctagggactggaaagatgactcagtggttaagaacattgtttgctcttccaaagacctgggttcaatgcccaaacccacaaccaactgtaatcaattccaggggatcagatgccctcttctggccttcacatgtacCAGGCATTCATGAAGTTCATggcatacttgcaggcaaaacacccattcacataaaataaaaaagtaaatattttcttttaagttttgacCCTGTCTTAGTTAgtctttttattgctatgaaacGACACCATGACTAAATCAGCCTCTgatggaagagtttatttggggcttacagtttcagaggattagcaTCTATGATAATCGTGGCAGAGATCATACATAGCAGCAGGTAAGCTggcatggtgctagagcagtagATGACACCTTACATCTTGAGACATAAGCACGAGGCAGAGAGAACTCACTAGAAATGGTgtgggctttgaaacctcaaagcctgcccccagtgacatacctccccCCCATAAGACCACACTGCCTAATTCTTCCCAGACAGTTCCATAAAtaggggaccaagtattcaaaataTACGAGCCTATGAAAGCtacctcattcaaaccaccagagacCCCACAGCAGGAACTCTCTCACACAGCCAGTCCTTtaatatatgtgttttattttgtgtgactgTATATGGGGGGATATGTTTGCCATGgcatgaggaggccagaggacaatttacaggagttggttctctccttccaccatctgaGCTTCCAAGATTGAATTCAAGGTTTTAGTCCTGACAGCAGGTGCCTCTACCCACTGGTACCCATATTTCACTTACCTTTTTGAACACTCATTCTTAAATATTCTGCATATTAGGAAGAATATAAGCTTACCTTTTCAAAGACAGGGAAGTAACGGGTTTTAGCTCTCTTCACTATTAAAGCATggctctcctctttttccttcggGGGTTTAAATGCAGCCTGGGCGATCATTATCATCAGATCCAGGGTGCCATCAGTATACATGTCAATCCTGAAAGAACACCACAGACTCCCATTGGAAAGGAGCCTTtaagagcaggcttcccagggcAACACTGGACAGGATACATAGTGTTAGCAAGTGGTGTTTGATTCTCCCAAAGATCTTCCACTCTCAGGAATGATTTCCAGAACCAAATCTAGCCAGGTGATACAGTAGAATGTTCAATAGCCCCACccagtcagccattggaaataatacataaacaatggcctaaatctataatttatcattacatggatgacattttgctatctgattcaaatgtagatactttagaaagaatgtctgaagaagtaaagaaagaattgCTTAAATGGAGATTACAAATTGCtcttgaaaaaatacaaaggggagattctatcaattacctaggttataaaataggtttacagaaaattagaacacaaaaagcacaaattaggagagacccaTTGTGGACTCTTactgactttcaaagattgctaggagacatttccaatctacGACCCACTGTTGGGATAACATCcaatctaataattcatttaaacaaaaccttagatggtgagaaagacttaaatagtcccagggaattagcAGGTGGAGCTGAGAAATAATTAACTTTGATTGAAGAGAagttacagaaggcacatgtggatttGGTCAatctgaatcttaactgcattctagtCATATAGCCCACCAGAATTTACCCTatagaaattttaatgcagagggaaaataTTATCTTATAATGGATCTTttcaccacataaaccaagtaaaaacttaaaaatttatgtggaaaaggtctttgaattaattataaaaggaaaattgagacttcatcaattagctgGACTAgatccagcagagattatagtaccttttactaatgaaattaaaaaattatgggaagatgacaaaccctggcaaagagcttgtgctgaTTTTTTTAGAAgtgattaatagcaattatcccaaaagtgatagacttaaccttacaaagagaactacttggattcttccccacattgtatgtgacacaccaataaccatagcccatacattctatactaatgcaaataaattaggaaaggcaggttacaaatcaaaagatttaagtaaggtagaataaagcccttataattctgtccaaaagtcagaattctATGTTAGTCTCATGGTACTgagggattttaaagaaactaaatataGTTCCTGATTCACGATatacagaaagagttgttttacatattaaaaCCACTTAATTTATATcaaatgatacagaattgacttcattattcattcaggttcaagatataatcaggaataagctttgtcccatatacataacacaaatCTGATCCCATACGGGACCtctgccaggtcctctggctCAAGGTAATGCAAAAATTGATTCATTATTGATTGAAACTGAGCTGAagacctcagaatttcataaaaaaatatcatgtcaatagcaaaggtttaaagaaagagttgtctattacatggcaacaaactaagaagattataataaaatgtcctacttgctctttctataacaaaatactgATAACTGCAGGgaataacccaaagggtactcaaaggaatgaaatctctCGCAGTTTCACTTTgcaaaatttggaaaattaaaatacgtacatcacaccattgacacctattcaggttttcaatgggcagctatcttgagttcagaaaaggctgattcagtaatcacacatttattagaagttagggccatcatgggtatacctgcacaaataaagacagataatggttctgcatatgtctctaaggaaatgaaacagttttttgcttaatataatataaagcatattatatatattatttattataaaattttattatatatattatttattataaatatatattaaatatatatatttcttagtacaataaaaacataaatcacttaaaaatcaaagatgaCTTTGGAATTGGATAGTGTCTGTTCTCTAAATTCAAGAATGTTgttaaaaaaatcagagtttctgtctcatatcaagaactatctgggggctggagagatggctcaaaggttaagagtactggctgctcttccagaggtcctgagttcaattcccagcaaccacatggtggctcacaaccatctgtactgagatctagcgccctgctctggcgtgcgggcatacatcgaggcagaatgttgtatacataataaataaaaaataaaaaaaaaagaactatctggtatgggacagaaaaaaaaagaatttaggaaaaaattTACTTCTCCCCATACtattttgtctctattgtacttttcattaaatatatgtctagagctggagagatggctcagaggttaagagcactgactgctctttcaggggtcctgagttcaattcccagcaactacatggtggctcacagccatctgtaatgagatctggtgccctcttctggccaacaagcatacagacagaacactgtatacataataaacaaataaaatctttaaataaataaataaatgtctatatgaataatgtttaagttttccacaatgaacaataaattcacctgaagtaatctttgaagtttccaggaagaagatggggccccacaacaatgattccacctggttgatatgacatcatgatgctgatagtggtactttaagatcagttttggtaccagctgctcaagatgattccaactttgctagctgaaatggtgcaccttcttacaacattctggccagaacttcaaataagaacttaaccgtcgggggctggagagatggctaagaggttaagagcattgcctgctcttaccaaaggtcctgagttcaattcccagcaaccacatggtggctcacaaccatctgcaatggggtctggtgccctcttctagctagcaggcatacacacagaatattgtatacataataaataaataaatatttcaaaaaaaaaaagaacttaaacgtcattttagtttttacaggatcccatagaaataacCTCACCCTCATGACagctgaaagtaattctagaaaatgatatccctctcccaacaaagtatGTCCTCAGGGTTAGGTACATCTATTAGGGGTTAATTACAAGTAGTATAGGGTTGGGGTTGAGGTAGAAATTATGTAAGgggtctctttaaaaaaaaaaggaattgaatgggataataggtagattagtgtgagcttattcataataataataaaaagtgaatacttgtgagctactATTTATAGACAATCTACATTGCTATAAATTCTTATGTATTgctacaaattcaaattatatgctatattgaatatgcttctattttgtttataatatctgtgaacctatgcaaagttattttgtcatattgtatgcatgcatgtttctaccttggcttaagatattttgcatattgataccaTTTTAggatatacatatatcatattgTACTagacatttctacctctgatcaagatagtTAGACActatttatattttgaggtccTTGTCTttatttgctgcacagttgtttaaagattatcTAATATTCTAGTAtaaagccttagtctttaagctatataggtattaagattataggtcaatagtcatccatgtttgttatatacttatagttagactaatcggattctttagatacatagagaatctattctgcatagataggtaattttcaaccacttcaaagaactatagaatatggcatttaaataacttagggttctgttaaGCGAGACACCATTGCTCCTGGCAGATCCGATGTATTCCCAAGAGAATGATGGGCACCGAagatactccacttggagcttgttttcttcttggcaaaaccagCTGTTGGGCAACGAACTGCTGATGCcatgaccactgacaaaatgcacggtgtccagactggacaagcaagaTACATGACAAAAGACTGCCAAACattgccaagacagagtaagatggttttgaatgttcctgcctctgaaaatagtctgtcagttactctaggccttagccaaagttggtagctccaacattgcaaatgagactttgggtaattgcccaggtagccagttgtctctgtcgtttattgcaccttttggaaggtgcttgattgcacttcttgtttactcaagtaatattatttcccttctcaggtctttgatggggttgaagactagatagtcatagttactttcctctcatgacttagccaagctaTTTCTAagacaagacttagactccttaggataggataagtattgaaacatttagcatatgtttcttgcttgatattgtttatgctggttgtaattctaatttttatatttgacatttgtttttattgtgtacaGTTTTgcattaggcttagaactcttttattttagataaaagagggaggtgctgtgggaattcCCTCAtgcaataacctttaagatactggcccattTTAGGCATGGTCAAATGTACTACATATACAGATGTAAAAATGTGTGCGGGCTCCTTGACTGCCGGATTTGGTTCCCGTTCCCCACAAACGCAGAGAACTGCTGATCTGTGAGACCTTTATTACACTCCATTCTGAGCTTATGTGGGACTATTTTATTGTAATGGACAACAGATTGCAAAATAGATCATTGATACTATGTTCAGGGTTTGTTTGCTGAATCAGTCATTCTCACCTTCATGTAAAATACTTCACTAGGGCAATTTTCTGAGATCATAGTTTTCTAGGCATGAATATGAGAATACTATAAGCTGACTAGTATGGGTTATATCCAAAGAGAGGGTAGATATGTGCTCAGAATTCTGCACAAGTCCTGCCTCCTCTAGCAACAGCACCTCCCCTTTGTTCCCTTACTTTCCCCCTTCAGTTCCGGTTGAAAGATGCAATCAGATCAGGTTTCCGTTGGTATAAAACCACAGATGCTTGGTTTAAAAATCTAGTAGAGGGATGAGCGTTGAGGTACCTGAGTCTCTCCTTCAGGTCCTTCCCGTACAAGTTGTACTTGGCAGCGAGGTAGCTGAGGATGGCTCTAGACTGTGTCAGCGGCATTCCATCAATTTCAACCAAAGGGACTTGATCAAAAAGCAGGCGGCCGTCTGCGACGTGGAAGAGAGGATAAGCTATTCATCTTCAATGATTTCAACGGTTACAGTTCATCTGCAGGATGGCCCAACTGACTCCCCAGAATGGTTTCTGCTTAAAATGATGCATGACAGGTCCCAGTAGGTAAGAAACGACAATCATTTATTTCGTGTCAAATTC
Proteins encoded in this region:
- the LOC142845798 gene encoding glutathione S-transferase A4; the encoded protein is METKPKLYYFQGRGRMESIRWLLAAAGVEFEEEFLETREQYEKLKKDGRLLFDQVPLVEIDGMPLTQSRAILSYLAAKYNLYGKDLKERLRIDMYTDGTLDLMIMIAQAAFKPPKEKEESHALIVKRAKTRYFPVFEKILKDHGEDFLVGNRFSWADIQLLEAILMVEELSASILSDFPLLQAFKTRISNIPTIQKFLQPGSQRKPPPDGHYVEVVRNVLKF